ttggcggtccagtagttaagactcccccttccaatgcaggcagtgcaggttcgatccccggtcggggagctaagatcccacatgccttgctgccaaaaaaacaaaacataaaacagaagcaatattgtaacaaattcaaaaaagatttgaaaaatggtccatatcaaacaaaaacaaaaaccctgctGCTTCAGCTACTGCCATTACTTCAGATAAGTCTGGTAAATGTAATTTTAGCTTTCTGACTAtattagtttgcttgggctgccataaaaaaaaaaccataggggcttccctggtggcgcagtggttgagagtccgcctgccgatgcagggcacatgggttcgtgccccggtccgggaagatcccacatgccgcggagcggctgggcccgtgagccatggctgctgagtcggccagtccggagcctgtgctccgcaacgggagaggccacaacagtgagaggcccgcgtaccgcaaaaaaaaaaaaaaaaaaaaaaaaaaaaaaggaaaactgaaggaCTGTTTTGGTgtggaggtgggagagtcaaGGGTTTTGTTGATAGtgtaaggcaggggtccccaacccctgggcggCAGATGGGTACCGGTCAGTGGCCTTTTAGGAACTGGgcggcacagcaggaggtgagaggcaggCGGACGAGCAAGCTTCCTCGGCTGCTCCCCATCGCTGCCATTAtcgcctgaaccatccctccccccaaccccgtggacaaattgtcttccacgaaaccagtccctggtgcccaaagggttggggaccactggtgtAAGGATCCCATGAAGGTGGGAAGTAAAGTGACTGGTAGTAGAGGGCTCATTTTCAGTGCCAAGCACCAAGGCTCTGTTgtgataggaaggaaggaagagatggtTGCCGTGCGTACTTAGTAGACTTGCATGTTTGATGTGCGGGAGATGAcggcttctgttttctctgtaatGAAAGAGGAGAGTTTAACTGCTTCTCTAAGTGTTATTCATAATGTTGCCTCCTAAACTAATTGTTTTATATGTGGATGGATGCCTTAGCTCTCTCACTGTTTCACAGGTAGCTAAATATACCTCCTAGTTCACAGCAGTGGGAACACACAGAAGGCGCTTAAAATGCTTCATTTTAATTCTAATGATGATGAGAAATCTCATGATGGCAAAGAAAAGTATAAGCTCCAGTTGGGCCCCTATGATAAGGCGCCTGATAAGCGTGAGGGATGAGAATCAGAGTTGGCAAAAGACAAAGGCCACAAGGAAGAGAAATCCACCAGGACGCTCCTTCTTGTCCGGTAACCTAAGGGTTAAGACCAACGAGAACGAGCCATCACTGTTTCCTAGAGAGGCCCCAGCAAGCCCGCTGGGGGAGATGGGGGTACTTCCTGTTTCTGGCTTCCGGGTTTGAGAGGTTAGGAACGTGGGTTGGTGGGGTCAGAAGCAGAGGGGTCGCTTAATTCCGGGACGGCTGGGCTTGCTGGGGGTGCGGGGCGCCTTGTGTGTAACCCCCAGCACAGTGAGTTCCTTCTCGGGTGGAAGGGAGCCGAGGGCTGCGGGCCAGAGGAGCGAAGATGCGCCGCCCAGAAGAGGGATGTCAGTCCCGGAGAGGGATGCGGTTGCTGTGAGGGGCGAAGGCCCAGCCAGCATCTCTTGCTGCACGGGCAACTGCGCCAGCCTCGCCTGCGGGGTCCCTTGAAGGACCGTGTCGACTGGAGATGATCTGCTCCCCTGGAGCTCACCCCGTAGTGCACCCCCGCCTGTGCTCCCTGCCAGCGCTTCTTAAAGCTAAGCTTCAGGCAGTGCATTTTCTTTGGAAGTCTTTTTAATCCAAAGCACTGCCCCATCGTAATCACCTCTTTGCTCTAGGAGAGTGAAAACAGCCTTTCTCTGTGgagtgacattttttaaaaattattttaattttttttggctgtgttgagttttcattgctgagcacgggctttctctagttgcggccagtgggggctactcttaattgcagcgtgcgggcttctcattgcgttggcttctcttgttgcagagcacgggctctgggcgtgtgggcttcaggagttgcagcacgtgggctcagtagttgtggatcgcaggttcagtagttgtggctcgcaggctcagttgctccgtggcatgtggaatcttcacggaccaggtcctgaacccatgttccctgcattggcaggtggattcttaaccactgagccaccagggaagtccctggaatgaCATATTTAGGACAGCCTCTTAATACCATTTATGGCCTTGAGTTTGCTACCCTTTTGCTGAGAAGAACCTGAGGGCTCTTCTGTTACCAAAATTAATAGTTTCTTAGCAGGGAAAATGGTAGCATGTGTATGTTACCCAGACTCTTGCTTCTTTTGTAAAGACTTTGATAGAAATACGTAACTCAGATGGCAAGACATATTACTCCATTTGaacaactttccttttttttttttttttgcattcaggtgtatgttttttcccccacttaAACACTGGGCATATTTGTAATTTAGACAAGTTTCTTTTAGACTGAGGGTGCTTAGAGAATGCCAGCTTCCTTTGGCATAAGGTCTAGGGATGTGAATTGGCTTTCTAAAAACACAGTCAatataggaattccctggtggtccagtggttagggcttggcgatttcactgctggggccaggTGTGGAGAGTGGTGGTGGAAGTCAATATATTCCAAAATAAAGATCCTGATCATTTGCAGGTTGGGGTTATGCCCAGCTCTGCTTTCTGCTCTAGTTGTTTACTGTATCAGATAAGAATGTTGAAGTCAGTGTCCAAACAGGTTTGGGACTGAATCCTGCTCTACTACTTTCTGGTTGTGTGTCCTTGGGAAAGTTTCgtaatgtctattttgttcacctACAGCATGCTGGTATCTGTTTATACACTTCAGAGggctgttgtaagaattaaatgagacatgtGTAAGGTATTTAGTTCACTGCATGCCACATAATAGGCAGTAATAGGGTGAAAATGATAAGTACACcatcttttgttttccatatgtGTGCCTTCTTTTAAGCTCCCATTTTTCCTGAATTGTGCTATTCTTTATATCCTGAAATGCCAAGTCCATGTATAACTGCCTTCCAGTGAAAGGTCACATTTCCAGTCCCATAAAGGAGCTCAGGGATTGTAGTTGTGTCCAGAAGATAAAGTTTAGGCTGAAAAGGATATTGTGATTATGATAgagaggaagaggcaaggaagagtTTCCTCGTTGGCCTCCCTTTTATGTTTAGAGATTATTGGCTATAGTTATTCTAGCCCTACCTTGTCTTAATTTCTTGTTACTAGTTAAGTAAATCCTAACTTTCTTTTGAAATTGACTTCAAAGGTTTCATCCTTCTGTCAAGGACCCACTTATTCTTTGTAAACTAAACAGGGTGCTTTCTCTTTAGCTGCTTCTTATACCTGCATATTGATTCCTTAATGTCTTATTGTTGGTGCCTTTTCCAAAAAACTACttcattttttcaattaaaagtgTTTCTAAATTCCAAGTGGACAGTGAGTATTAGTATTCATTCTGTTTTTGAAGCTTGATCCTCAGACTTTAATGTgaaggtttaatttttaaattatttccctaGGAAAGGTAAATCAGGTAAACTCGTAATTCTAAATACTTGCATCTGAGATAAGATTTTCTAAAAGAATTTCTAAGGCccatgtttcttatttttagtatGGTCCACAGAACATTCTATGCTTACAGTTGTTATGTTGCAGTAgttggagaggaaagaagaaggagaaatgtTAACAAATGCCTTCAAGCATAACCTGTTTCCTTCCACAGGATTTCTGATCCCTAACCTGACTGTGAGTGACCATTGTGATGGAACAAGAGCAAAAACTGTTGGTCTCAGATTCTAATGGCTTCACAGAGAGGGAGAGTTTGAAAAGCACTTTTACAGGTGAGGGATCAAGAAGATCTGAATCCTTTGGAAATTCGTTATCCAATGCACTGTAGAATGTGTAGAAAGATCAGGGCATTAGAATGAGACAGACTTTAATTTGATTCCCTACTCTGTCACTTCCAAGCTATGAAAACTCCtacagcctcagttttctcatccttaaGAAAAGTGAATAATAATATCTGTCTCACATATTTTTTAGGATTAATGATACACTATATGTAAAATTACTGTTCTTGCTAAGTAGTGGGTATCATTGTTATTTCTATGTTTGCTtaggtttaaaaagaaatttttttaattaatttatttttggttgtgttgggtcttcgttgttgcgcacgggcttcctctagttgcggcgagtgggggctacttttcattgcattgcatgggcttctcattgtggtggcttctcttgttgcagagcacaggccctagtcgtgcaggcttaagtagttgtggtgcacgggcttagttgctccatggcatgtggaatcttcccagaccagggctcgaacctgtgtcccctgcattggcaggcggattcttaaccactgcaccaccagggaagcccctgttaacATGCTCAGATTTTAACTAAGGTTTTATCTAGTTTTCACCTCAGAGAGTGTTCTATTCATCTTCTCCCTTACTTTTTTCTATTAAGTCTTTATTTTTAGCTTGATATCCCTTGTGGCAATCGGTGAGAACTATTCAGGTACCTCATTAGTGTTGTTGTAAGTACAAAACGTTCGTCTACTTGGTGAACACATAGagtaaaagaattaaaactagctataaaaactttttttcatataaaatagttTACGAGGTTTGAGTTTGTTATTCCCTCTCTTTCACCATGATTCAGAATTTCTTTCCCATGGCAGAGACTAGCGAATGTGTTTAGACTATTTGCTTTTTCTTGCAGGAGATGAAAGTAAGAATAATTTGGAAACTGTTCAACACAGTAACTCTAAGGCAGATAAAGAGAGAGCCTCAAAATGGTCTAAAAGTGATGGCCCACAAAATTGTAAGCACGAGGACacaaaaaaaatgccattgacatGGTCCCAGGGACGTGAAACTGAGTGTGATGATTCCTGTGAGAATGATGGCAACTTGGAGAATCAGGGAAATTCTacaggaaaagaggaggaaaaacccAATCACTGGGAATGGGACCCAGGACAACATACCAGGGCTGCCATCCAGCAGACTTCATCCTTTGGGGACAAACCTTACAAATGTTCTGAATGTTGGAAAAGCTTCAATAATAGTTCTCATCTTCGAACTCACCAGAGGACCCACTCAGGAGAAAAACCTTATAAATGTTCTGAGTGTGGGAAATGCTTCAGTAACAGCTCTCACCTGATTCAGCATCTGAGAACACACACAGGCGAGAAGCCCTATCAGTGTGGTGAATGTGGGAAAAGCTTCAGCAACACCTCCCATCTTATTATCCATGAAAGAACTCACACgggagagaaaccctataaatgtCCTGAGTGTGGGAAGAGTTTCAGTAGCAGCTCTCACCTTATTCAGCATCACAGATCACATACAGGTGAAAAACCATATGAATGTCCGGTTTGTGGGAAATGCTTCAGCCACAGTTATGTCCTAGTAGAACATCAGAGGACCCACACTGGAGAAAAACCTTATAAGTGCCCCGACTGTGGGAAGAGTTTTAGTCAGAGTTCTAGTCTGATTCGCCACCAGCGGACACACACAGGTGAGAAGCCCTACAAATGTCCTGAGTGTGGAAAAAGCTTTGGTTGCAATTCTACTCTAATAAAGCATCAGAGAATACATACAGGAGAAAAACCCTATCAGTGTACAGAATGTGGGAAGAATTTCAGTCGAAGTTCAAACCTTATTACACACCGGAAGATGCACACAGGTGAGAAATCCTATGAAACGTCTGAATATGAAGAAAGTTTGAGTCAGAACTGCAGTGTGATAGACGAATGCCGAATCCAGccaggagagaaaccatataaaTGTTGTGAATGTGGAAAGAGTTTTGGCCTTAGCTCCCACCTCATAAGACATCAGAGAACACATACAGGAGAAAAACCTTACAGATGTTCTGAGTGTTGGAAAACTTTTAGTCAGAGTTCCACCCTGGTGATTCACCAAAGGAcgcacacaggagagaaaccttataaatGTCCTGACTGTGGTGAGTGCTTCAGTCAAAGCTTTAACCTTATCAGGCATCGGAGGACCCATGTAGGAGAAAAACCTTACAAATGTACTGACTGTGAGAAATGCTTCAGCAGAAGTGCCTACCTCATTCAGCATCagaaaattcatatagaaaagtCTTCTGCATCTCCTGAAGTTGAAGATTTTCCTCATGAATGGACGTGGAAAAACTGTTCTGGGGAAATGGCTCTTATCTCTTCATTTTCAGTCCCAAATTCATCTCCCTCCTGAGTCCCaaagtctgttttgtttcctttcttttcttatcGGAGCATTACAATTAAGGTGTTCTCTGATCACAGGGTTATAaaatttctttggtttgtttGCCAAAACATTTGGGAAAAGTCAACCTCCCACCTTAGAGGTTGGGAAGACCCAGATCATCGGGTCATCGGATCTGCCCAGTGAGAGATACTGCCAAtgatggagagaaagaagaatattttttatttaaggtaAGATAGGAATAGCTTCAAAGAAAAACATGGAGAGAAATCTTGGGAGTCTGAAGATGAGATTGTCATTGAATTTCCTTATTTCCTGTTGCCTGATTGGGTAGCAACAAATCATTTCTGTCCTCGGGGATTTACCCAGAGAAAGGTTCATTTTGAACAAATAATGTGATTTCCTGGCTATTTTGTTGGGTCTTAAGGAAgaaaagactaattttttttttactaatgtgtttttatttgctgaaaATTAACTTTTACAGTATCTGGAACTGCACTGCCTGGTacaatagccactagccacgtatggatatttaagtttaaattaaaatgaaatgaaatttaaaattgacTTCCGTAGTCACACAAACCACTTGCtgagtgctcagtagccacacatGACTGGTGGCTGCTGTATTAAATATCACAAATAGTTCTTTCAAGATCATCATTCTTGACAGATCTAGTTCCTATAAGACTGTAAGAAACATGCTCTGGGGTTTCCGCTCTCCAAGAGGAATTTCAATATAGAATAGAAATGGTatagagttgtttttatttttttaactttggccatgctgtgtggcttgtgggatcttaattccctgaccagggattgaacctgcgtcctcggcagtgaaagtgtggaatcctaaccactggacttccagggaattccctgggataGAGTTTTGAAGGTACTCAGGCCAAAAATTGGCTATTCTGATGATTGTATGTTTTATATTCAACCATCTCAGTCATCTAGTGACGTGATCCCATTGTCTGGGCCAAAGCCAGATTAGGACGTAGGATTCTTGAATTCTATTTTAAGGTTTCCTGTCAAATGGTCCTTTCCCCTCAGTTTTACTATTCTATAAGTCCTCATCAGATCAGAAACTGGgttctttttctaataattaacTCACTGAGTCTGAGCCAGCGTCCAGGGACAGTTTGCCATTGGAGCCCCAAATTCCTTAGTTCCAGCCTTGAcaattttcttttgccctttggCTTATGTGGTGTGTGGATCTGGTAACTGAGACATAATCCTCCCTGCTCGTCTGTCCAATGGGAATGGTGCTTTGTAAAGTATTAAGATATTCCCTATGCCCCCACCTCCAGTTCTTCCTGCAGTGCAAAAGGTAGATGTACAGGAAGGTCAGGACTTGCCTaggatttcatctttttttttggagtcaaaaatatattttatgaagaatAGGTAGAGATGAATATTAGGAATGTGGAGCCAGAGGGGCCAATTACAGCTGCTGCAAAGGGCTATAGATACTGGTGGGTAGCTGAATTGCATGGGGATTATTTCTTTCGTGATTGTGGTGCTCCTGATACTGGTGAGGCAATTGTGTCTTTCTATATTGTGATAGgatttaaaaatgaagcaaaagctAACAATTAAAAGTATTCAAGAAGTCTTTGGGGGTGATTTTCTGCTTTCCGAAAGGGGGAGAATATTATTGGGCATCATTGGCTTTAATGTGACCCTTACCTAAGCATACTTTTACCTATGTGTGTTACGTAGTATTACCCAAATTGTCTTTAATATCTGAGGATAAGTGTTCATAGTATTTTTTACCACAGACAACTGAGTTTGATTAATGTTTGATAAGAGTTTGATTAACGATCAGTTGCAAGGCAGTAGCTGATGAGGTGGTGCGCAATCATCGATCCCAGTATGTATGGCAAGTAATCACTCTGAacccgtttcctcatctgtaaagcagagaTAATGCCTAGCTTGTGGGGTTTCGGTAAgggttaaataaatgtttgtaaagCAGCTAGCCCAGTGCTTAAAATATAATGGGTCTAAATGTAATTGTTTATTATTAAtggaaacaaattgaaaaatatccTCCACACATTTCAGAAGCAGCAATACAGCCCCAAGCTTTCCTACTTGGGGATTCTTTGTGACAAACCTCAGGAACTCTGAGGAATAAGGTAGTATAAAAACACAAGACTGTATTGTGTTTTAAGTTTGCAGACTGTTGAAAACACTTTTATTTGATTCAGCTAATTGAATTTTCTTGTTGTTCATGAAACAAAGGATTTTAAGTTTAAGTTAGGAAAGAACAAAACAGCAAGTTCAATTTCAGTTAATTTGCATCTGAAAGAGATTAACagttggtacaatttatgtcttATCACCATCCCTACACTATGTTTTATGACTGCCCACAATTATATAAAACCCACTCCACAAACCTCAAATATCTGTAGGAGCATAGACATTCACATTTTAGATGGGTTAAGATGGGCTTTATTAGTAAAACAATTTGTCAAGAATCATTGTCTCTTTGGATTAAAAATTaggaaagcagaagagagatTTGTCACTTACCATGGAGACTTTAACATAGTCAAATTTAATCCTATTTGATGCCTTTGCCTCACTTTCATTAATCAGCAAATACGTTCTTTGTTTAGCTCCCAAAGAAGTAAATATTCTgtattctctatttttcttgCCAGCACAAAGGATTCAACACCTGATTAAATAAAGCATTCTTTTTTACAAGTGATGTGTTtcatagtttctttttaattaaaaagaagactCTTTCCTATATTCATTTTTTCGTACTCAGAGTGagggtttgtatattttttccctaTAGTGGAGTGGGGAAATTCATGTTAATGCATATATTCACAAATATAGCAGGGAACTCACTCCCCAGCTGCTTTATAGCCTACAAGGAGGTATGCAAACGTATGTCTCTATTAAGTACCTGAGATAAAAGTTTGCTTCCATCATTCTAAGCCATTGAAGTTTGATCTACCAAATGGTCTTCTCCTTGGTGCTGTAGAAGTTTCCTTATTGATGGTGAGAGGTAGTAGAGTATGGTATGTGACAATTGCTCCTTATACATTAGTCCC
The sequence above is drawn from the Tursiops truncatus isolate mTurTru1 chromosome 17, mTurTru1.mat.Y, whole genome shotgun sequence genome and encodes:
- the ZNF572 gene encoding zinc finger protein 572 translates to MEQEQKLLVSDSNGFTERESLKSTFTGDESKNNLETVQHSNSKADKERASKWSKSDGPQNCKHEDTKKMPLTWSQGRETECDDSCENDGNLENQGNSTGKEEEKPNHWEWDPGQHTRAAIQQTSSFGDKPYKCSECWKSFNNSSHLRTHQRTHSGEKPYKCSECGKCFSNSSHLIQHLRTHTGEKPYQCGECGKSFSNTSHLIIHERTHTGEKPYKCPECGKSFSSSSHLIQHHRSHTGEKPYECPVCGKCFSHSYVLVEHQRTHTGEKPYKCPDCGKSFSQSSSLIRHQRTHTGEKPYKCPECGKSFGCNSTLIKHQRIHTGEKPYQCTECGKNFSRSSNLITHRKMHTGEKSYETSEYEESLSQNCSVIDECRIQPGEKPYKCCECGKSFGLSSHLIRHQRTHTGEKPYRCSECWKTFSQSSTLVIHQRTHTGEKPYKCPDCGECFSQSFNLIRHRRTHVGEKPYKCTDCEKCFSRSAYLIQHQKIHIEKSSASPEVEDFPHEWTWKNCSGEMALISSFSVPNSSPS